In Brevundimonas subvibrioides, a genomic segment contains:
- a CDS encoding SPOR domain-containing protein: MLRPVLLGLAGLSTVSCGVVESDPHRFESMAQAVASVPLDGSDAPVRTAAELGLRPARIDAAAVANPGALRVEVMDPHALWDARDAGLRGAVEQAAPVMIEAAAPVVTRAVRQQVSDRSQTIRPTRAVVVEPVHAGGATGPRETLQLGAFSSPSAARAAWSRIRAAGHGLAGLTPAFEAVEVDGRTLTRLKVTAAGETVRAVCRAADAADLGCLRRG; encoded by the coding sequence ATGCTTCGTCCAGTACTCCTCGGTCTCGCAGGCCTCTCGACCGTCTCGTGTGGCGTGGTCGAGAGCGACCCGCATCGGTTCGAGTCCATGGCCCAGGCCGTGGCCAGCGTGCCCCTCGACGGGTCGGACGCACCTGTGCGGACGGCGGCGGAGCTGGGACTTCGTCCTGCCAGGATCGACGCTGCCGCCGTCGCGAACCCCGGCGCGCTGCGGGTCGAGGTCATGGACCCCCATGCCCTGTGGGATGCGCGCGATGCCGGTCTGCGGGGCGCGGTCGAACAGGCGGCCCCGGTGATGATCGAGGCGGCCGCGCCGGTCGTGACCCGGGCGGTCCGGCAGCAGGTCTCCGATCGCTCCCAGACGATCCGACCGACGCGGGCCGTCGTCGTCGAGCCCGTTCATGCCGGCGGTGCGACCGGTCCGCGCGAGACCTTGCAGCTCGGAGCCTTCTCCAGCCCGTCGGCGGCGCGGGCGGCCTGGTCGCGCATTCGTGCGGCGGGCCATGGCCTGGCGGGCCTGACGCCTGCGTTCGAGGCTGTCGAGGTCGATGGACGCACCCTGACCCGGCTGAAGGTAACGGCGGCAGGCGAGACGGTTCGCGCCGTCTGTCGCGCTGCGGACGCTGCCGATCTGGGGTGTCTGCGCCGGGGTTGA
- the panC gene encoding pantoate--beta-alanine ligase yields the protein MADNPPPLPIARTVEALRAVVRDWRRQGFTVSFVPTMGALHEGHLTLVRAAGQHADRVVASVFVNPTQFAAHEDLGTYPRREAGDAALLAGAGCDLLFAPTEAEMYPDGFVTAVSVGGPSQGLETDFRPHFFGGVAVVVAKLLNQVQADVAVFGEKDYQQLMVVRRMARDLDIPTRIIGAQTMRDGHGLALSSRNAYLSEAELDTARRLNGVLAEAALKAADRRPLAAVERDAYSDLLKAGFERVDYVAVRRADDLAPFPNGVVDAPARILAAAWLGKTRLIDNLAV from the coding sequence ATGGCTGACAACCCTCCTCCCCTGCCGATCGCGCGAACCGTCGAAGCGTTGCGCGCCGTGGTCCGCGACTGGCGTCGTCAGGGCTTCACCGTGTCTTTCGTGCCGACCATGGGGGCCCTGCACGAGGGCCACCTGACCCTGGTACGAGCGGCGGGCCAGCACGCCGACAGGGTCGTCGCCAGCGTCTTCGTCAACCCGACCCAGTTCGCCGCGCATGAGGACCTCGGCACATATCCGCGCCGCGAGGCCGGGGACGCCGCCCTGCTCGCCGGAGCCGGATGTGACCTGCTGTTCGCACCGACAGAGGCTGAAATGTACCCGGACGGCTTCGTCACCGCCGTCTCCGTCGGCGGGCCGTCGCAGGGGCTGGAGACGGACTTCCGGCCCCACTTCTTCGGCGGCGTGGCGGTGGTCGTCGCCAAGCTTCTGAACCAGGTCCAGGCCGATGTCGCCGTGTTCGGAGAGAAGGACTACCAGCAGCTGATGGTCGTCCGCCGCATGGCCCGGGACCTCGACATCCCGACCCGGATCATCGGCGCGCAGACGATGCGGGACGGCCATGGCCTCGCCCTGTCATCCCGGAACGCCTATCTGTCGGAGGCCGAACTCGACACCGCCCGCCGGCTCAACGGCGTCCTGGCCGAAGCCGCGCTCAAGGCCGCCGACAGGCGTCCGCTGGCTGCCGTGGAGCGCGACGCCTATTCCGATCTGCTCAAGGCCGGGTTCGAGCGGGTCGACTATGTCGCCGTGCGCCGCGCCGACGATCTGGCCCCGTTCCCGAACGGCGTCGTCGATGCCCCCGCGCGCATCCTCGCCGCCGCCTGGCTCGGCAAGACCCGCCTGATCGACAACCTGGCCGTCTGA
- a CDS encoding chorismate mutase, with translation MPKSNLKTVWPDMTPEEMSPEQMALAALRAEIDSVDDQLLALFQRRLAIAARVGQAKDAPHGPHTKLRPDREQTVQNRVLARAEPQYAEAVSSLWREIVGWGLARQGQLQVQVWSPTDPTRAFDGARHRFGMAAAIRMVRDPQAALAFAAEGRGVAVLAVNTDDPWWVGLRRDWSSLSVFDGFGQAGGQPTSLAVGKIDPVALPRGRSVIVTAGGDAGDGGGARRWGLNTHHGWTLALTNAALTPGDAEGCVGAIG, from the coding sequence ATGCCGAAATCCAACCTCAAGACCGTCTGGCCCGACATGACGCCCGAAGAGATGTCCCCCGAACAGATGGCGCTGGCCGCCCTGCGGGCCGAGATCGACAGCGTCGACGACCAGCTTCTGGCCCTGTTCCAGCGCCGCCTGGCCATCGCCGCCAGGGTCGGCCAGGCCAAGGATGCGCCGCACGGCCCCCACACCAAGCTGCGTCCCGATCGCGAACAGACGGTCCAGAACCGGGTGCTGGCCAGGGCCGAGCCGCAGTATGCCGAAGCCGTTTCGAGCCTGTGGCGCGAGATCGTCGGCTGGGGTCTGGCGCGTCAGGGTCAGTTGCAGGTCCAGGTCTGGTCGCCGACCGACCCGACCCGCGCCTTCGACGGGGCACGCCACCGCTTCGGCATGGCCGCCGCCATCCGCATGGTGCGCGATCCGCAGGCGGCGCTGGCCTTTGCGGCCGAGGGCCGGGGCGTGGCGGTTCTGGCGGTCAACACCGACGACCCCTGGTGGGTCGGCCTGCGCCGCGACTGGTCGTCCCTGAGCGTGTTCGACGGATTCGGACAGGCCGGAGGACAGCCGACGTCGCTGGCGGTCGGCAAGATCGATCCGGTCGCCCTGCCCAGGGGCCGCAGCGTGATCGTCACGGCCGGAGGCGACGCAGGCGACGGCGGCGGGGCGCGCCGCTGGGGCCTGAACACCCATCACGGCTGGACCCTGGCCCTGACCAACGCCGCCCTGACGCCGGGCGACGCCGAGGGCTGTGTGGGGGCGATCGGCTAG